GTAAATACGACTTAGTTCATACTGTAAGTGCAGTTTGTATACTTCAAGTCAAAAGAAGTCTTTAAAGGCAGTAAGTGTAGCTCTAGATTTAGATACTTTCATAGATGTAAACACTGACATTTAGACAGTACTTTATGGCAGCAGGTTAACACCACACCTATAAAAATCGACTGTCTGGAAGGTGCTAGCAACCAAAAACATTcttcataaaaatataaaaatacattttaatacaatAGTACTAGAACATACCCATCTATGATTAATTGACAGGGATACAAAGGCACATGGTGGGCAAACCCGTACGTGTAAAACACGCTTGGGCTTTTACAAACGTCACCTGGATATTTTTATTTGACTGGCCCCGGATGCATACAAGTACCTCCAGATGGCGTAATAGTGTACGCCGGCCCCTACTGCTACAAAGACGTGCCAGATGGCATGAGCGAATGGAATGAGGCCGTCACTCTTGAAGAAGACAATGCCCAGGCAGTAGAAGACTCCGCCCACTGACAGCTCGAACACGCCCTCTCTGTTAGGCTAAAACAAACGTGGGTATACAGTTTAAAAGGGTGACTGACCATTGATAATTTAGTCAAGGATAATTCTATAAAATTGTCAAGGTTTGGTGTCAACGTGTTTCCATCATAAATGCCTTATGTCtatataattttatgtttttaataaaaaaaattgatcaTTTGATGATTTAATCagaaaagtaaacagaaatTATTTTTGATCACTTATCttgttttataataatttaGCACAATTAACACAATAGGTGATAAGTCACTCGTACCATTGACAGAAGTACAAGGGCAGGAACAGTTCCCATGGCAGTGTAGCACAGTAAGTCTAATATTTTGTTCCtgaaacaaaacacagacattttaataaacagatgcACAAAGATATTCTGTGATATTCTGTGAAAGTGTTTGCCTACTTTTCATGATAAAAGAAGACGTAGGCAGAGCCAGCACAAGCCATGATCCACACCAACCAGCGCATGTGAACAGCCCAGGGTCCTAACTCTCTCAGGTTCAGCCTACACATACAATACAACACAAATGCACAATTATCCCTGTGAAGCTTTAAAACGCTCCTGGCAGACACAAACATCATACGCACTTACCAGGGTGCGTATGAAGCGGCTATGAAGAAATATATCACCATTCTGTCACACATGTGGAATCGCTGCTCCACCTTCCTGTTAtagcaagaaagaaagaaatctaCTATTTGTGTCAATCGTAATGTGATCTTTAATAATAAATGCACCACCTCAAGCAAAAGTGTCACACTGAAATAGTACTATTTAAATGTAGAGCATCTCTGTACCATCTTCTTCCTACCTGAATATGTATTTTGTagctattttaaagggacagttcaccaaaattctgtaatcattaaaggattagtctattttttttatcaaaataatttaCTCAGCACCACGTCATGCAAAatgctgatgtctttctttggtCAGTCATGCTCAGAAGTAATgtatctcattttaatggaccctaatggaccccaacacttaacagttttaatgcagtttaaatagcagttttaaaggactctaaacgatcccaaacgaggcataagggtcttatctagcaaaacaagaaaaaatgcactttaaaccacaacttctcaccttcctccggctgtgcgacgcaccagcgcgaccgcacgtaattgcgtaatgacatgAAAATGTCAcgcgttacatatatgaaacgcacatttgcggaccattttaaacacaaagacattaattaatatcattcaacatacaacaaagtCTGGTCTTGtaaacttgtaaacactggggcgtagtttcacatacgtcatctgtgacctcttgacgtgataaggtattatgtgaggtcacgctggctcagggccggtttttgctatgggcaatgtgggcgaacgcccagggcgcaatctatgtgagggcgcacgagcgcactcaaaaaaaaaaaaaaaaatccaagcgTTTTTTTTAGACAAACGCTCATTTCCATCTCAAGTTAGTGCTAAGAGTCATACACAGGTTGTGTGCGTGTCAGAAGAGGCACGGGAGAAAGGGGCGGGGAAACAGCTTGCGACTGCAAAACGCTCGCTCGCCTTAAGGGGGGCGAGTGAGGGATAGACTGATCCCAGACCAGAGGCCATACAACACAAACTGCTGCGTCTGCTtccaaaatcattttatttttcattcctaAAATTAACATAGACCCATATACCTACGAACATGTTATCAATtggattttgtaagaaaaaaaatctgtagagtcAGTCATCTACGTGACTCACGTCACGTGACACCGGTTGATTGACGGGCGAACGGACGTTGTTGTtggcaaaatgtaatgcaaagttaATGATGTCGAGTCTTCATCATCATGGATCAAATTAAAAGACCAAAGAAGCCATAAGTTGCCCAgatcagaaaaataagaaaagaagATGAGGAAAAATGGGCAAAAGATAAAGGTATGCCGATTCCTACGAgctaatgttatttatattagcctCGCTCTCTTGCTAATATGTTGCTACCACAGAACAcgactgtttttttgttttgttttagttttgctGAACTAGCAACTATTAGAATTGAGGCACCATGTCATGCAACTAAATTCACCCATATGCAACACACAGTCTAGTTTGTGTTTGCAACACAACAAGTGCAAACTCACACAGACCTCCTGactgtgtcatttttttattgctatacGCTATATGTGAACTTAAATAACTTCTAATATAAATTGACATGCCATTTTGTAAGCTACACAGTGATATagcttttaaaataatttgtagtgtatgcttagcatttgttaacatcctataaactaataaaatgtgtgttatggtCATTTTAATTGGGTAACTGATGCATGTGTGATGTAAGTGTATCTAACTTACATATTGgatcttaattgtaaattcagggGCATTTCTGAAATATTTTGAAGTTAGAGCACCCACTGGCAAAAATGAGGAGTCAGATACTTCAACAGCAGCCACAGACATGGTTGTGGAGTCTGAtgaggagtgtgtgtgtgtgtttatatactgtattacatttatttatcttgtttttctctgttcttgttacctttttgtatttaagattatatataataaaataatacatgttgGTGGCGGGATTTGGGggtaattcttttttttctggggGCGGCCAAGGGATGGTTCGCCCAGGGCGTAAATCTAGACAGGACCGCCACTGCGCTGGCTCGTCAACGGAACGGAGGaatacgagaagttgtggtttaaaagtgcatatttttttatttttcttgccgaaaatgaaaatggtttcgctagataagacccttatgcctcgtttgggatcatttagagtcattTAAAACTGCAACTCTAAACTGCAccaaaactgttaagtattggggtccaccaaagtccattaaaataagaaaaatcatGGAATGATTTCCtcgaaaaacataatttcttctcgactgaacaaagaaagacatcaacatttggaagatgtggtggtgagtaaattatctggattttttttttaatgaaagatatttttaaatatgtcaacaaccaaacagatctggggcacaaTTCACCTCCATAGTATTTATTTTTccccactatggaagtcaatggtgtcccagatctgcttggttacaaacattctccaaaacatcttcctttgtttcagcagaacaaagaaatgtatataagTTTGGAAAAACTCAAGGGTGAGTTAATGATTactaaatttacatttttttctgtgaactatcccttttaataTTTAACCGCTTATAAATAATGCCTTGCACGTTTGTCTTTGTTCAGGGGTGACTGACTTTGCGGGGGCATAACGTAGCAGAACCTGATCATACATACAATGAAAAGAACTGAACATGAACCGACAGGCCCATGTGATTGCATCGAGATTCATCAGAATGTGTGAATGTGTAGAAGACATCCCACATGCCATCGAGTATGACAGGTGGAATCTATTTTAtatatgggtcattctacaaaaaaggtggaaatgcttgtcccttgcttttgcagaccccttaatcatttcatttgacccaataatcccataatgatatatatttaataaatatagactgtccttaacatGATGAAagagtttatttatgtaattttctttttttccttttttaaacttttttttaaatgtctggtcccttgatcatacatggaagttgaactgtgaacttattatttaaaaccatgttttttataaaacaaatctaatttacatttaaccctgtatgaatttactacaacactgaaatggtaaaaaatacactattactatgaataatatcaaataaatatttgtcccccaaatttatgtcattggtgttaccctatacaaagcactttaattttgaaacaatgcatcagctctttgaagttttttcTTGGGGCAAGAGGTCAgtgaaagaagtgcagtggaggaaggcaaaatgtttgtgagatgtcttaccttattcttctaaaatatcatgatatatctaagaattttgatataaggttttttggatgtcatcagtgttactcttttttatagctgggagtgttaagatctttacataaaaatacattatactgaataagtatgtgattgttacgtCTCTGAGgaaatagcacatggctaatggcagccattttgttaaaatgttttttttctgtaaattgtcattagtgttaccaTCATTAgtgttaccatcattggtgttaccgtcttctctaatgagtacttcctaagcactattcctttaactgaccaacataaaagcataaaaacaaaacaagatggaaaaatgtttaagtttataagttttatcatattcattatctattattatattctcattttgtcaggtattgaagatacaacgtcatggattctttattaaaatgtattaaaaattaagctccccgttttgcggattcatagatttgacaagttaaaggtgcagtgtgtaatttttagaaggatcttttgacagaaatgcaaaacaatatacaaacctatattatcaggggtgaataaagacctttcataatgaaccgttatgtttttattaccttagatcgagacatttttatctacatacacggaGGGTCCccctacatggaagtcgccattttgtcccgccatgtttctacagaagctcataatggacaaacttttttattaaattgtctccagtgatgaaatgtttgtcctgtgttggctaccgtagcttctctatgcgtttcaaaagcaaggggtgagcagtggactgagccgttggttgcaattttcaacctcaccactagatgccgctaaaatgtacacactgcacctttaattaatgctattatagaagttttgggtgttttgaaagaagttcatttaaaggtgcagtgtgtaaattggcatctagtggtgaggttaggaattgcaaccaatggctcagttaaCTGCTCACCCATCGCatttaaaacgcatagagaagctacggtagccgccaccagacaaataTCTCATCTTTGGAGAcagctttgtaaaaaaaagtttgtccgttaagggcttctgtagaaacatggcggcacaaaatggcgacttccatgttaggggaccttcggtatgtagataaaaatgtctcattctaaggtaataaaaacataagggttcattataaaaggtctttatacaccactgattatataattttgtatattattttgcatttctgtcaagagatccttctaaaaattacacactacacctttaagcagatttccatcacccgaattccaccttttctgtagaatgacccatatctttttattaaatgtgttgACTGGCAGTTTCCTcctaaagggacacttcacttttttgtaaaaatatgctCCCTTTCCAGCacccctagagttaaaaatttgatttttactgttttcgaATCCATTCAACACATCTcctggtctggcggtaccacatttagcatagcttagcataatccattgaatctgattagaccattacagtagcattgcgctcaaaaataaccaaagagtttggatatttttcctatttaaaacttgactcttctgtagttacatcgtgtactaaaaccatcttagtacacgatgtaactacagaagagtcaagttttaaatatgaaaaatatccaaactctttgggtttttttaagtgcgatgctaatggtctaatcagattcattggattatgctaagctatgctaacagtggtaccgccagacccgaagatcagctggatttcaaaactgtaaaaatcaaattttagCTCTAGggggctggaaaatgagcatattgtcaaaaattgtccctttaaataaaatgtgcaagtATATCTAGTAAGTCCTATGAGAAGCGTAATTTATTTGAACAGGTTTAAGACCACGCTAATTGGGccatataaaaacaataaggtTTCATTCATGTGGTTAACGTGAACtctaacaatgaacaaaacaTCTACAGCACTGCATCTTACATTACTGTTTTCTCAGTCGCTTCATatcagaattgaaattctcaaaacaaTCTGTTCAATCTTCATATCACtgtgtcacttgtgcacatcaaaaaaatcagtttctgatttctttgaagaagttgcaaatgctttggtacatcCATGCAATTGATTATGTACAATTCATTGACATTATCAAttgcttatgtcatgttgatcaaaatgtattataatgggtctctgttgaatagtctcaccccccacaacatttaggcattagttcatattataagtctttacatgcaaaatggttGAACAAGTTGGCATATTATGTTAAGCATATTTCTATTAGACttttttctaaatctgtccTCAATTGGTAAATTGCTCCCAGGTGATTTTCTCTAACAGACAAGAAACGTCAGGAGGTGTAGGAAGACTGCACTGTAATTCCCACACCAATGCATGTACAGTTTTCCCTAAGGAGATTTTGCTATGTTCACATTTCTATTTTTCCCCTTTGTGCTATGCAGTGTCTTTTCCTTTCTGCACTGCAATGAAATGGTCTATCAAtaaattacagtacaaacagtaaaagtgTAAATGTGAATATTGTCCAGTCTTTTGCAATCTAACTCCCACATAACTTACACTATAGGGTGTAACCTATAATTTACAATAATTGTCATGTAAACTTTAGCCATAGTTTACATCAAAACATCCCTCCAGAGTAAACTATTATGTTGATAACATGACTAAGTAATTTGACTGTCTAATCTGTACACAATGACACAATGACTTGTCATTCtgatggcactgacatgttcattaacacagatatttacttttgaAAGATGAGCTAAGGATTTGGAGTAAGAGACTGCAGGCTTTTGCAGGAAATCCCTGGGGTTTCGCTATTTGTACGAATTGTAtgagaaatgcacttactgttttgcaaatgTCGAGGATGATTTGAGAAATGTAgtaaagcgactgagaaaatctgtaattttattaatacataATCGAACATTTTAACTGAGACTTTATTGTGAAGTGTTGGCTGTACAGTCCATACAGTGTCGGTACAGCTCAAAGTAAATTTAACCCTGCAGAAACTGGTCTTCATGTGGGTTGAGTCATCACAGGTGACGACAATAAATGATCAGACATCTGTATGCCAGCAGATGACACATGACTACTCTTTGTTTGCAGTAAATTCAGGGTATTATTTCAGGTGTTATTTGTGCTTGTTGTTAAATTGTtctgttgacatttaaaaaattaaactcACAATATAACAGCATTATAAACACACAATCCTCTGACAAACTCACCTGAGGTGACTCTTCTTCCAGGTTACAGTATGAAACATGGTAGACATAATAAAGAGTCCAGACAGACCTGTACCATACATCCATGCGGAGATGGTCTCCCACTGGTCATCAGACAGGGAGTATAGCATTGAGCTTCCCAGAATACTGGGAATGATCCAAAACTGAATAGAAGACAACAAGCAATATGATTCATGTGTTTCATGTCCATGTAAACAGCTATACCAACTCCCACATCTTTCATCTGTCCATTAAATTTTAATGAAATTGCATCATGTGCATCAAGGGCActtattatacaaaatacacttttacaaggtgtttggaactgaaaaaatatattcacCCCTTTTTTTAATCCCTATTAAACCAAAGTAGTCGCATtacacatgctgttttgattctcttagcaatgtgatgtcacactgataaagccccgcctaTGGCCACTACCTGGCAGTCTTGTATTTCCATAGTTTCTGCCTTCAGTGAGTTGGACGCTGTCTGCTATttttctgtgattttttttgcaaaatcagatctattttaaccatTGCATCTCTTTTGGTgaccctacagtcacattagctacaaaagtgagcgaCACGCACTtgcttgatgggcgttccttggctagtatctaaaagcggtatcaaaagtcactttagaggtattgttaagttacaagaacagtgtttttggatttaaaagtatttatttccaatatatgagataaaatgccaaatGTATCAGatacttttgatattgtctgactatccagggcccaggtcaggaaacagacagatcggcttacccatcagtctgttagctgccttgacatgtcaagatcacatatatcccagcacatagagccttttttaatagagtaccaacacatctcgactgtgtctgttcctcgaacaaataaatacagagcaccgtttacctcgtctcgtacaaatcttattaacataaaattagaacacaatacattaacagatgaaactcaaatgttaaaattcggccttcttaacattagatcgcttaccaataaagaaccaattatcaatgaaataattactgaccaaaacttagatgcactctgtttaacagaaacctggcttaaagcagatgatttaaacgaatccaccccacaagactattattataaacatgttcctcgtctaaaagggagagggggtggtgtagctacaatatacaataaaatattcaaagtaaaccataaatccaacctaaaatttaattcgtttgaaataatactgttaaatatggaaattagggctgcaacaacgaatcgattaaatcgataaaaatcGATTACTAAAAGTGTTGGCAACGAATTTCATTATCGATTCGTCGTGTCGCGTGACGCAGAGacgtttaattttaaaaaaagaaaaaaaacccaCTTCAGTTAAGCGCGGAGCGGAGTGAACACACTCGTGCTGCGTCCCAAACAGCCTATttctatactatatagtaggcaaagagtatgagaagtagtgcttttcgcctactatatagtatggaagtatgcggtttgggacgcagcgtcGGTCTCTCTCGCGCACTGGTGCTTGCAGAGTTCGGCGGCTCATAGACAGGGCGGAGAAAAGACAGGGCGGCGGGAAAAAGAtgggaaaaaaaaacagcaaaggTAGAGGAAAACCACATGTCAGTGTTTTACTCATCCCAAACGTAAGCGCGTCACCTGGAAGTTAGCCGGCAAAgaggtaaacaaacaaagacgacacGCTTATGCTTTATGGAGCGACGACAGCGGGTAAAAAAGTTTCTAGAACGAATAAAAAACTCCAATGACAAACTCCACTGATAttaaacaatgaaataaaactttgagaggGAGTTGTATGAACGCTTTTCCCCGTCATGGACCTGTACGTAAAATCATCGTGCCATCACTCTCCTGCTGCTCTTTCCTGCGCGCTCCAGCTCATGCCGACTGCCAAGCAAGTAGACGCGCGTGCCCGGCCCAACATTCAGTAAGTGCCGCCTTTTGTTACATAAACATcgtcttacattttttaaagcgAAGTAATAAatggtgtatttgcattttacaacttttgtacctttatttctaagagtgtactCATTTACTATCTTTTTGATCCCATCAAGAGAGGCTTCTTGATGGGAAATGCATCATAAAAAGTCTATATATTTGGCAGATGTAAAGCATAcatgtgtattttttgtgttagtccatttttattttattttattattattgtaacagctCAGGTATGTTCAAGGAGCAACATGTTTGTGTAATTTCTAAAGATTTTTGTTCTGTTTTGAATAAGGGGTTGTAAATGAAtgcttttcttgttttttgtttttttatccgattcatcgattaatcgaaaaaataatcgacagattaatcgattattaaaataatcgttagttgcagccctaatggaaataactgatcgcaacaacaaacggcttttgttcattttagctaccatatataggcctccgggccaccacacagattttcttaaagaaatagcagacttcctatctgagcttacagtcactgtagataaagcgcttatcgttggtgattttaatatccatgtggataatccaaaagatgcattaggacgtgcgtttatggatgttctaaattctctcggcattaaacaaaacgtgtcagggcccacgcatactctcacacactagacttaattctgtcactcggactcaatattaattacatcgaaatatcaccccagagcgatgcagtttcagaccattgccttgtgtcatacactgtacttctagataggaccgctcagtctacaacatgctacagattagctagaacaataatttccaccacacTGTAAACCCAAACAGTATAATGtgctcatttaaaatgagtGAACTGAACTCAAAACTGTGAAAAAGTGTATTGGACTTAaaatttttatgtgttttcaaCAAGTTCGCCATTTTAAGTTCCACAAACTCAAATAAAATGAGTCAAAGAactcaaaaaatttatttattacttcCAAACGGAGTAATTTCAATACCACTGCCTCACTGTACTAAACACTGCAAATAATTACAAACTTTTGGTAGTTGTGATGAGTTCAAATTGCCAGGTAAGCTAAGAAAGAGTCTGGCACTGCAAATTTACTtcagtttaaagttaaatcaacacgATTGGTTGAGgaggttcccagcatgctttgcatgagcctgCAATACGAGAGCATTTTTTGAAATTAAGTGCTATTTAATGTGATTTTTAGTAACGAGAGAGACTCAGtagtgttaaacatttatttatgttggagatttagaagagtttgctattttttagttttgtggttaccattgttcagaagtgTAGTGCCTGTGCTTAGGATGTAGGTCGGATATATGTTGGTTTATCATATAAACTATGACTGTGTGAAAGTCTGCACTGAGTTCAGTCTCAATATACTTTCACTTCACTTGTCTTAAATTTTCATGAGTCACATGATCTGTTTCTGTGACTTGTGAACAAAATGTATTGGTAAAAAGAGGTTTTAAGTACggtatacaaaaaatatatatggtaAAACAGTCCTTATAATAAACAGTAGTTTTATGTATATTGTACTTAAAGATTTAATAAAACGAAgcataaacttttaaatttGGGTTAACtgaaattttttaagttatatttacttaaaatttttgatgttggtttacttaaaaaaatttatgtaATCAGTTTCAACAAAATTTTTGAGTACTCTGAACTTGTCGGGTTTTACAGtgcactaaagatagctttattagcactcttccagacctgtctcaaatgaaacatgtagcagataaccgtgaagatctagatattataatagaaaacctgaacaacgtctgctctagcacgttggatgccgttgctcccatttgaaaaaagagaatcaaagaaaaaccgccagctccatggtatgaccatcatactgcagcccttaaaaaagaagctagaaaaatggaagaaactgccgaagcacaaagttagaggtatggcgttcagcatggaaagagagtgttcaacactacagacaggctataaaaaccgccagatctacccatctcagtacgcttattaaagaaaatcataacaaccctcgtgtcctatttagcacagttgcgaaactgactagaaacaaagaacaaacagaaaccaatagtaaactccaacacaatagtgatgacttcatgaacttctttactaacaaaattatgtttattagggaaaacatagaaactacgcaagcagccaccactctacccaatagtacattttccactagattaccaaacaaacattttgagtcatttaatcctactacaatagaagagctctctaaactagtaacgtcatccaaatcatcgtcctgtataccagaccccgttcccacaaaattactaaaagaggtatttcatgtagtgtcagacacggtacttaatatctttaactcatctctagaggatacgttccaacagctttcaaactagcagttattagaccgctcattaaaaaacaaaccttgaccagggagatcttaataactttagaccaatctcaaatctaccttttctttctaaaatattagaaaaagtagtggcaagccagatacgcacattcgtagaaaataataatacatatgaaaagttccaatcaggattcaggccccaccatagcacagagacagcgctgctacaaatgacctcctattaacatccgatcatggtgaaatctcaatccttatattactagaccttagtgcagcctttgatacaatagatcacacaatcttactcaatagactagaaaactatgttggcatcagtggtcaggcgttagcctggttcagatcgtatctaaccaatcgatatcactttgtttatgtaaatgaggaagagtcatatcactcccccgttaaatacggcgtacctcagggatcagttctaggccctatcctattctcgttatatatgttacctctaggagacattatcaggaaacataacataagttttcactgctatgcggatgatacccagctttacatctcgtcgcatcctagtgaaacccaccagttttctaagctaacagactgcattagtgatattagggactggatggcacataactttcttatgcttaactccaataagactgagatacttattattgaaccaa
This window of the Misgurnus anguillicaudatus chromosome 19, ASM2758022v2, whole genome shotgun sequence genome carries:
- the mmd2a gene encoding monocyte to macrophage differentiation factor 2a; this encodes MCSMDFRRTKFSRFMNNRVPSSKRYQPTEYEHAANCATHGFWIIPSILGSSMLYSLSDDQWETISAWMYGTGLSGLFIMSTMFHTVTWKKSHLRKVEQRFHMCDRMVIYFFIAASYAPWLNLRELGPWAVHMRWLVWIMACAGSAYVFFYHEKNKILDLLCYTAMGTVPALVLLSMPNREGVFELSVGGVFYCLGIVFFKSDGLIPFAHAIWHVFVAVGAGVHYYAIWRYLYASGASQIKISR